From Geomonas agri, one genomic window encodes:
- a CDS encoding heterodisulfide reductase-related iron-sulfur binding cluster — protein sequence MEATREIYWNVNHGLIWVMYLFAFLAVGGCAWGFRSRLPLYRQGKTLERLDQLSLRLKLMVRGALTQAKVLRVQVPGTLHAFFFWGFLLLFIGTLLIMLQVDFTAPLAGWTFLKGTFYKGYSLTLDLAGIIAILMLGGLFVRRFLVRPPALPTKRDDYLAHALLFTILVTGFVVEALRMAATEVHQNPELARLSPGGLLLTPLFAGMDFTTISLTHKALWWGHFFLAMAFIVAIPFTKLRHLFTDPANYLFTDLRPKGAITTIDLEDEGAEQYGTAKVTDLAWKDIYDADACTLCKRCQDRCPAWNTEKPLSPMRVVQQVGEMALNEPQGDLCRYVTEEVLWDCTTCRACQEICPVDIEHVNKILEMRRNLALMEGKFPGDEVRTAMGNYEVNGNPFGLAWAERGAWAEGLDVVTLESGEPFDVMYFVGCYASFDRRNKEVAKAFAKICSAAGIRLGILGKEEKCCGEPPRKLGNEYLYQTMAQENIERIKGYGVQSIVTTCPHCFNTLARDYRELGLDVPVRHYTTFLAELVDEGRLKLNPGDAFDCTYHDSCYIGRYADIFEPPREILQRLGGNIAEMDRNRMESFCCGGGGGRILAEEKVGTRISAARVQMAGETHAPMLVSNCPFCLTMFEDGIKTGGLEGNLAARDLAELVAARL from the coding sequence ATGGAAGCGACACGCGAGATCTACTGGAACGTCAACCATGGCCTCATCTGGGTCATGTACCTGTTCGCCTTCCTCGCCGTGGGAGGGTGTGCCTGGGGATTCCGGTCGCGGCTGCCGCTGTACCGGCAGGGAAAAACGCTAGAGCGGCTGGACCAGTTGTCGCTGCGCCTGAAACTCATGGTGCGCGGCGCGCTGACCCAAGCCAAGGTGCTCCGGGTCCAGGTTCCGGGCACGCTGCACGCATTCTTTTTCTGGGGCTTTCTGCTCCTCTTCATCGGCACGCTGCTCATCATGCTGCAAGTCGACTTCACCGCGCCGCTCGCGGGGTGGACCTTTCTCAAGGGGACCTTCTACAAAGGCTATTCCCTCACCCTTGACCTGGCCGGCATCATCGCCATCCTCATGCTGGGCGGGCTGTTCGTTCGCCGTTTCCTGGTCCGCCCCCCGGCGCTCCCCACCAAGAGGGACGACTACCTGGCCCACGCGCTCCTGTTCACCATCCTGGTCACCGGTTTCGTGGTGGAGGCGCTCCGGATGGCCGCCACCGAGGTGCATCAGAACCCGGAGCTGGCCCGGCTCTCCCCCGGCGGGCTGCTGCTCACCCCCCTGTTCGCGGGGATGGACTTCACCACCATCTCCCTGACGCACAAGGCTCTGTGGTGGGGGCACTTCTTCCTGGCCATGGCCTTCATCGTCGCTATCCCCTTCACCAAACTCCGGCACCTCTTTACCGATCCGGCCAATTACCTGTTCACCGATCTGCGCCCCAAGGGGGCCATCACCACCATCGACCTCGAGGACGAGGGCGCGGAGCAGTACGGTACTGCCAAGGTCACTGATCTGGCCTGGAAGGACATCTACGACGCCGACGCCTGCACCCTCTGCAAGCGCTGTCAGGACCGCTGTCCGGCCTGGAACACCGAAAAGCCACTCTCGCCGATGCGGGTGGTGCAGCAGGTGGGGGAGATGGCGCTCAACGAGCCGCAGGGGGACCTGTGCCGCTACGTCACCGAGGAGGTGCTCTGGGACTGCACCACCTGCCGCGCCTGCCAGGAGATCTGCCCGGTCGACATCGAGCACGTCAACAAGATCCTTGAAATGCGCCGCAACCTGGCGCTCATGGAGGGGAAGTTCCCCGGCGACGAGGTGCGCACGGCCATGGGCAACTACGAGGTGAACGGCAACCCCTTCGGGCTCGCCTGGGCCGAGCGCGGCGCCTGGGCCGAGGGGCTGGATGTGGTCACCCTTGAGAGCGGTGAGCCCTTCGACGTGATGTACTTCGTCGGCTGCTACGCCTCCTTCGACCGCAGGAACAAGGAAGTCGCCAAGGCCTTCGCCAAGATCTGCTCCGCGGCCGGCATCCGGCTCGGTATCCTGGGCAAAGAGGAGAAGTGCTGCGGCGAGCCGCCGCGCAAGCTGGGTAACGAGTACCTGTACCAGACCATGGCCCAGGAGAACATCGAGCGCATCAAGGGGTACGGCGTGCAGAGCATCGTCACCACCTGCCCGCACTGCTTCAACACGCTGGCGCGTGACTACCGCGAACTCGGCCTGGATGTTCCGGTGCGTCACTACACCACCTTCCTGGCCGAGCTGGTGGACGAGGGGCGCCTCAAGCTGAACCCCGGCGATGCATTCGACTGCACCTACCACGACTCCTGCTACATCGGCCGTTACGCCGACATCTTCGAGCCGCCGCGCGAGATACTGCAGCGACTGGGGGGCAACATCGCGGAGATGGACCGCAACCGCATGGAGAGTTTTTGCTGCGGCGGGGGAGGGGGGCGCATCCTTGCGGAGGAGAAGGTGGGCACCCGCATCAGCGCGGCGCGGGTCCAGATGGCCGGAGAGACGCATGCCCCGATGCTGGTCTCCAACTGCCCGTTCTGCCTTACCATGTTCGAGGACGGCATCAAGACCGGCGGACTGGAAGGGAATCTCGCGGCGCGCGACCTAGCCGAACTGGTAGCGGCGCGACTGTAA
- a CDS encoding BON domain-containing protein, producing MKTINLLLAATLSAAVALSAPLPLQASQNKADTAKADNTKKNKEENKGATADQQKENKTDREITREIRRTVVKDKSLSITAHNVKIITKDGHVTLKGPVKSEGEKKTVEKAAVAVVGKGRVSNELEIAPPKEKKEKKVKKEKTDQKDQKEQK from the coding sequence ATGAAAACGATCAATCTTCTACTCGCTGCCACACTTTCAGCCGCCGTCGCCTTGAGTGCACCGCTCCCGCTGCAGGCCTCCCAGAACAAGGCCGACACCGCGAAGGCCGACAACACCAAGAAAAATAAGGAAGAGAACAAGGGCGCCACCGCCGACCAGCAGAAGGAGAACAAGACCGACCGGGAGATCACCCGCGAGATCAGGCGCACGGTGGTGAAGGACAAGTCCCTGTCCATCACTGCTCATAACGTCAAGATCATCACCAAGGACGGGCACGTAACCCTGAAAGGGCCGGTAAAGAGCGAAGGCGAGAAGAAGACGGTGGAAAAGGCGGCAGTCGCCGTGGTCGGCAAAGGGAGGGTTAGCAACGAACTGGAAATTGCGCCGCCCAAGGAGAAGAAAGAGAAGAAGGTTAAGAAGGAAAAGACCGACCAGAAAGACCAGAAGGAGCAGAAGTAG
- a CDS encoding putative quinol monooxygenase codes for MSKVTIVAKLTAKDGCIEGVKAEVIKMLAPTRQESGCIEYRLHQDKANPAVFVFYENWKDHAAFEEHMNSAHFKAYVAAVADLISDKTVNQMTELA; via the coding sequence ATGTCAAAAGTAACTATAGTGGCGAAACTGACGGCCAAGGACGGCTGCATCGAGGGGGTAAAAGCAGAAGTCATCAAGATGCTCGCACCGACCCGCCAGGAAAGTGGGTGCATCGAGTACCGCCTGCACCAGGACAAGGCCAATCCAGCAGTCTTTGTTTTCTATGAGAACTGGAAGGATCATGCCGCTTTCGAGGAGCACATGAACTCGGCGCACTTCAAGGCCTATGTCGCGGCAGTAGCCGACCTGATCAGTGACAAGACCGTGAACCAGATGACCGAACTGGCGTAG
- a CDS encoding pyridoxamine 5'-phosphate oxidase family protein, whose product MNKQEILDFLNSNPIFQMATADGDTPHVRGMLLYRADENGIVFNTGKIKDLYHQLTKNPKVELCFSNGIFENLIQVRITGTVEALEDLDLKKEIVAKRDFLKPWIDKVGYDQLAVYVLRKGSATVWTMATNTDPKEYIQL is encoded by the coding sequence ATGAACAAGCAAGAGATACTGGACTTTCTGAACTCCAACCCGATATTCCAAATGGCCACCGCCGACGGTGACACGCCCCACGTGCGAGGCATGCTTTTATACAGGGCCGATGAGAACGGCATCGTTTTCAACACCGGCAAGATCAAGGACCTTTACCACCAGTTGACCAAGAATCCCAAGGTAGAACTCTGCTTCAGTAACGGCATATTCGAGAACCTGATCCAGGTCCGCATCACCGGCACCGTAGAAGCGCTGGAGGATCTGGACCTGAAAAAGGAGATCGTAGCCAAGCGTGACTTCCTGAAACCGTGGATCGACAAGGTCGGCTACGATCAGCTTGCCGTGTACGTGCTGAGGAAGGGTAGCGCCACCGTCTGGACCATGGCCACCAACACCGATCCCAAGGAATACATCCAGCTCTAG
- a CDS encoding YbgA family protein — translation MSESGAPIKIGVSSCLLGEKVRYDGGHKHDPYLTGVLGRFFSFVPVCPEVECGMTTPREAMRLEGDPEQPRLMTHRTRIDKTDQMLEFCRNKVEQLAHEDLCGFIFKKGSPSSGLFRVKVYREGMPPLSGSGLFAAAVARRFPQLPMEEEGRLNDPVLRENFIERVFAFRRWKDFLAEKPDLGKLVQFHTCQKLLIMSHSIQLYRELGALVARGKEIAFPELLERYQELYMKALELHATAKKQTNVLMHIMGYFKKDLAAEEKQELLQLIEQYHDGLVPLVVPLTMLKHYVAKYRQEYLRQQVYLSPHPAELMLRNHV, via the coding sequence ATGTCCGAATCCGGGGCACCCATAAAAATAGGCGTCTCCTCCTGTCTGTTGGGGGAGAAGGTGCGCTACGACGGCGGCCATAAGCACGACCCCTACCTCACCGGGGTGCTGGGGCGGTTCTTCAGCTTCGTGCCGGTCTGCCCCGAGGTGGAGTGCGGCATGACCACGCCGCGCGAGGCGATGCGCCTGGAAGGGGACCCGGAGCAGCCGCGGCTCATGACGCACCGGACCCGCATCGACAAGACCGACCAAATGCTCGAGTTCTGCCGGAACAAGGTGGAGCAGCTGGCGCACGAGGACCTGTGTGGCTTCATCTTCAAGAAGGGCTCCCCCTCGTCGGGGCTGTTCCGGGTCAAGGTGTACCGGGAGGGGATGCCTCCGCTGAGCGGCAGCGGCCTCTTCGCCGCCGCAGTGGCGCGCCGTTTCCCGCAGCTCCCCATGGAGGAAGAGGGGAGGCTGAACGACCCTGTGCTGCGGGAAAACTTCATTGAGCGCGTCTTCGCTTTCCGGCGCTGGAAAGACTTTCTCGCCGAGAAGCCCGACCTGGGCAAGCTGGTGCAGTTTCACACCTGCCAGAAGCTGCTGATCATGTCGCACAGCATCCAGCTCTACCGTGAACTGGGGGCGCTGGTGGCCAGGGGGAAGGAAATCGCCTTTCCAGAACTGCTGGAGCGTTACCAGGAGCTCTACATGAAGGCCCTGGAGCTGCACGCGACCGCGAAGAAGCAGACCAACGTGCTGATGCACATCATGGGGTACTTCAAGAAAGATCTCGCGGCCGAGGAAAAGCAGGAACTTTTGCAGCTCATCGAGCAGTATCACGACGGGCTGGTGCCGCTGGTGGTGCCTTTGACCATGCTCAAGCATTACGTCGCCAAGTACCGTCAGGAGTACCTGCGCCAGCAGGTCTACCTCTCCCCTCACCCGGCGGAACTCATGCTGCGCAACCACGTCTAG
- a CDS encoding TerC family protein, translated as MELLLATFLGKAIWMWLVFVAVVVALLVLDLGVLHKDQHEIGVKESLLLSSFYITIALAFGGWIWFEMGREPALEYLTGFVVEKSLAMDNIFVIAMIFSFFAVPRKYQHRVLFWGILGVILLRAIMIALGATLVSQFGWVLYIFALFLVLTGYKLLVLTDGAQVVLGSHPAARPAAAALWLLVCVVLGFAAHEGMAHSAEGIAVQGTVYLLIAATALAGIKIAYLTHQEEKDLEGNPLLTWLRRHLRVTDSIEGQDFTVRVPDAKSGKLTTFFTPLFLTLLMIEIADVVFAVDSVPAIFAITTDPYIVYTSNIFAILGLRALYFALAAMMARFAYLKYALSLVLIFIGSKIFISDLMGWQKFPASWSLAVTVTLLAGGFAYSIWKTRDSDGRVR; from the coding sequence ATGGAACTGCTGCTTGCGACATTTCTGGGCAAAGCAATCTGGATGTGGTTGGTTTTCGTGGCAGTGGTGGTGGCGCTTCTCGTGCTCGACCTGGGGGTGCTGCACAAGGACCAGCACGAGATTGGCGTCAAGGAGAGTCTCCTCCTCTCCTCGTTCTACATCACCATAGCGCTGGCCTTCGGTGGGTGGATCTGGTTTGAGATGGGGCGGGAACCTGCCCTGGAATACCTGACCGGGTTCGTGGTGGAGAAATCGCTGGCGATGGACAACATCTTCGTCATTGCTATGATCTTCTCCTTCTTCGCGGTTCCGCGCAAATATCAGCACCGGGTGCTCTTTTGGGGCATCTTGGGAGTGATTCTGCTGCGTGCCATCATGATCGCGCTCGGCGCTACCCTGGTTTCTCAATTCGGCTGGGTGCTGTACATCTTCGCGCTGTTTCTCGTGCTGACAGGGTACAAACTGCTGGTACTGACCGATGGGGCACAAGTGGTACTGGGGTCGCACCCGGCGGCACGTCCGGCTGCCGCCGCGCTCTGGCTGCTGGTCTGCGTCGTCCTCGGCTTCGCAGCACACGAAGGCATGGCACACAGCGCTGAAGGTATCGCAGTGCAGGGGACGGTGTACCTGTTAATTGCGGCAACCGCGCTCGCGGGGATCAAGATCGCCTACCTAACCCACCAGGAAGAGAAGGATCTGGAAGGGAACCCGCTCTTGACGTGGCTGCGGCGCCACCTGCGCGTCACCGACTCCATCGAGGGGCAGGATTTCACGGTGCGGGTTCCGGATGCGAAGAGTGGGAAACTGACCACCTTCTTCACCCCGCTGTTCCTGACTCTCTTGATGATCGAGATCGCGGACGTGGTCTTCGCGGTGGACAGCGTCCCCGCCATATTCGCTATCACCACCGACCCGTACATCGTCTACACGTCGAACATCTTCGCCATCCTCGGACTGCGCGCCCTGTACTTCGCCCTCGCCGCCATGATGGCGCGCTTCGCCTACCTGAAGTACGCACTCTCACTGGTGCTCATCTTCATCGGCTCCAAGATCTTCATATCGGATCTGATGGGGTGGCAGAAGTTCCCCGCCTCGTGGTCGCTGGCTGTTACCGTGACCCTGCTGGCCGGTGGCTTCGCCTATTCCATCTGGAAAACGCGCGACTCCGATGGCCGCGTCCGATGA
- a CDS encoding PAS domain-containing sensor histidine kinase — protein MFDSLQQCRALLDELPLAIFIQGPDGTPHYVNAAALQIFGMERDLFLQHNTQSPQWHLCTAQGTPLPPDQHPAMSVFQGIPAREVNLAIHNRRRGRLVPVCMEAMPLNSCDSTTPSHVCVVLREIHETERALQESESRYQAMVQTQAEFVVRYRRGGALTFVNDTYCRYLQKEREELLGQNFYPFFFLQDREALIRCVESMTDPSQSQSLEVRAWLPDGRLVWQKWNGSIILDDAGQVVEFQASGMDITRSKQTEESLKKSEERYRSLFDNMLNGFAYCRMILDSALPLDFVFLEVNQSFERLTGLRAAGGKRMSEVLPGLWESDPDLLAAFRRVALSGKPEQMECYVNAISEWLSVSVYSPEPGCFVIVFDVITKRKRTEECLAFLAHSHTSAAPEEQFFHRLARYLATTLDMDYICIDRLEEGNLCASTLAVYYNGNFEENVRYTLKETPCGEVVGHNVCCYREGVRQLFPNDQVLQDLKAESYLGVVLWSSTGVPIGLIATIGHKPLLNRELAEEILQMVSGRAAAELERRLHEEERLRLEQQLLHAQKLESLGILAGGIAHDFNNILTGILGNSSLGLMRIDPASPAVENLQNIEKGAIRAADLARQMLAYSGKGMFVVEPVSLNGLLTEMAHLLEVSISKKSRLVLELTQELPPVQADSTQLRQIVMNLVINASEAIGDRGGTITIRSGLRHFDEQYFKGAWSEKEIKEGDYLFLQVEDDGCGMDETTLSRIFDPFFTTKFTGRGLGMSAVLGIIRGHRGAIKVESTPGRGTTFTVILPASDLPVLDVAAEQQPATEETWQGSGTVLLVDDEEFICTVGASMLEQLGYQVVTALSGAKAVELYRDRGDVRFVVLDLTMPHMDGEQTYQELRKIDGEVKVIISSGYSEQEVTRKLSGAGYLAFIQKPYNMQALTEVMKRCDTRRRGPRASALPAT, from the coding sequence ATGTTCGATTCGCTGCAGCAATGCCGTGCCCTGCTCGACGAACTCCCCCTGGCCATCTTCATCCAGGGCCCGGATGGAACGCCTCATTATGTCAATGCCGCGGCTCTCCAGATTTTCGGGATGGAGCGCGACCTGTTCCTGCAGCACAACACCCAATCACCCCAATGGCACCTCTGCACAGCGCAAGGGACGCCTCTTCCGCCCGACCAGCACCCGGCCATGTCCGTCTTCCAAGGCATACCCGCCCGCGAGGTCAACCTCGCCATCCACAACCGCCGCAGGGGGCGCCTGGTGCCTGTCTGCATGGAGGCCATGCCGCTCAACTCATGCGACTCAACCACCCCTTCCCACGTATGCGTCGTCTTGAGGGAGATCCACGAGACTGAAAGGGCGCTACAGGAGAGCGAGTCCCGTTACCAGGCCATGGTGCAGACCCAGGCCGAGTTCGTGGTCCGCTACCGGCGCGGCGGCGCACTTACTTTCGTCAACGACACCTATTGCCGCTATCTCCAGAAAGAGCGGGAGGAATTGCTGGGACAAAATTTTTACCCCTTCTTTTTCCTGCAGGACCGCGAAGCCCTGATCCGTTGCGTCGAGAGCATGACCGACCCAAGCCAGAGCCAGTCCCTCGAGGTGCGGGCATGGCTCCCGGACGGCCGCCTGGTATGGCAGAAGTGGAACGGCAGCATCATCCTGGACGACGCCGGCCAAGTAGTGGAATTCCAGGCCAGCGGCATGGACATCACCCGCAGCAAGCAGACCGAGGAGAGCCTTAAAAAAAGCGAGGAGCGCTACCGCTCCCTGTTCGACAACATGTTGAACGGCTTCGCCTACTGCAGGATGATACTTGACTCGGCGCTCCCCCTTGATTTCGTGTTCCTCGAGGTGAACCAGAGCTTCGAGCGACTCACAGGCCTGCGCGCAGCGGGAGGGAAACGGATGAGCGAGGTCCTGCCCGGCCTTTGGGAGTCCGATCCGGACCTGTTGGCCGCCTTCCGGCGCGTCGCCTTAAGCGGAAAGCCGGAGCAGATGGAGTGTTACGTCAATGCCATCAGCGAGTGGCTCTCGGTCTCCGTCTACAGCCCGGAACCTGGGTGCTTCGTCATCGTGTTCGACGTGATCACCAAGAGGAAGCGCACTGAAGAGTGCCTTGCCTTCCTGGCCCACTCCCACACCTCCGCCGCACCGGAAGAGCAGTTCTTCCACCGCCTGGCGCGCTACCTCGCCACCACGCTGGACATGGATTACATCTGCATCGACCGACTGGAGGAAGGAAACCTCTGCGCCAGCACCCTGGCGGTCTACTACAACGGCAACTTCGAGGAGAACGTCCGCTATACGCTCAAGGAGACGCCCTGCGGCGAGGTGGTGGGTCACAACGTCTGCTGCTACCGCGAGGGAGTGCGCCAACTGTTCCCCAACGACCAAGTGCTGCAGGATCTGAAGGCCGAGAGCTACCTGGGCGTGGTGCTGTGGAGTTCCACCGGGGTGCCCATCGGGCTCATTGCGACCATCGGCCACAAGCCCCTGTTGAACCGGGAGCTTGCAGAAGAGATCCTGCAGATGGTCAGTGGCCGGGCCGCCGCGGAACTGGAGCGCCGCCTCCACGAGGAAGAGCGTCTGAGGCTGGAGCAGCAGCTGCTGCATGCCCAGAAGCTGGAGAGCCTCGGGATTCTGGCCGGAGGGATCGCCCACGACTTCAACAACATCCTGACCGGGATACTCGGCAACTCCAGCCTGGGGCTGATGCGCATCGATCCCGCCTCGCCGGCGGTTGAGAACCTGCAGAACATAGAGAAGGGGGCGATCCGGGCGGCCGACCTGGCCCGGCAGATGCTCGCCTACTCCGGCAAGGGGATGTTCGTGGTCGAGCCGGTCAGCCTGAACGGCCTTTTGACCGAGATGGCCCACCTGCTGGAGGTCTCCATCTCCAAGAAGTCCCGGCTGGTGCTCGAGCTGACCCAGGAACTGCCACCGGTGCAGGCGGACTCGACACAGTTGCGCCAGATCGTGATGAACCTGGTCATCAACGCTTCCGAGGCGATCGGCGACCGCGGGGGCACCATCACCATTCGCAGCGGGCTGCGCCATTTTGATGAGCAGTATTTTAAAGGAGCTTGGTCCGAGAAGGAGATCAAGGAAGGGGACTACCTGTTCCTGCAGGTGGAGGACGACGGCTGCGGCATGGACGAAACGACCCTGTCGCGCATCTTCGACCCCTTCTTCACCACCAAGTTCACCGGCCGTGGCCTGGGGATGTCGGCGGTACTGGGGATCATCAGGGGGCACCGGGGCGCCATCAAGGTGGAGAGCACCCCCGGTCGCGGCACCACCTTCACCGTCATCCTGCCCGCCAGCGATCTGCCGGTACTGGACGTGGCTGCTGAGCAACAGCCGGCAACGGAGGAGACGTGGCAGGGGAGCGGGACCGTGCTGCTGGTGGACGACGAGGAGTTCATCTGCACCGTAGGTGCTTCCATGCTGGAACAGTTGGGATACCAGGTAGTCACCGCGCTCAGCGGCGCCAAGGCCGTGGAGCTGTACCGCGACCGGGGGGATGTGCGCTTCGTCGTTCTCGATCTGACCATGCCGCACATGGACGGGGAGCAGACCTACCAGGAGTTGAGGAAAATTGATGGAGAGGTGAAGGTGATCATTTCCAGCGGCTACAGCGAGCAGGAGGTGACCCGGAAGCTCTCCGGAGCGGGCTACCTCGCCTTCATCCAAAAGCCGTACAACATGCAGGCGCTCACCGAGGTAATGAAGCGCTGCGACACCCGGAGAAGGGGGCCCAGGGCCTCTGCTCTCCCCGCTACTTGA
- a CDS encoding VanZ family protein has translation MKTAIALLTLFFVMPAHALEGDKISHFSGGAVLGLASDTVLYHATDLERPKRVIAATGLAMVPGFAIEVGDEFTGSHFSWYDLLADGLGAATGTVLGELINGKLWVKASARQVQLTGRW, from the coding sequence ATGAAAACGGCCATCGCTCTCCTCACATTATTCTTTGTCATGCCGGCCCACGCACTCGAAGGGGACAAGATCTCCCATTTCAGCGGCGGTGCCGTCTTGGGCCTCGCCTCGGACACGGTCCTATATCACGCCACGGACCTGGAACGGCCCAAGCGGGTGATCGCAGCCACTGGACTGGCCATGGTTCCGGGCTTCGCCATCGAAGTCGGGGATGAGTTTACCGGGAGCCACTTCAGTTGGTATGATTTACTTGCAGACGGGCTGGGAGCCGCGACCGGCACAGTCCTCGGAGAATTGATCAACGGCAAACTGTGGGTGAAGGCTTCGGCGCGCCAGGTGCAGCTGACCGGACGCTGGTGA
- the fusA gene encoding elongation factor G, with protein MSAPDVAHIRNIGIISHIDAGKTTVTERILFYSGETHKMGEVHDGQAVMDWMPQEQERGITITASATSCRWGDHWLNLIDTPGHIDFTIEVERSVRVLDGAVAIFSAVEGVQPQSELVWRQADRYRVPRVCLINKMDRMGADHGHVLAHMEERLGARAALLQLPLGTETAFGGVIDLVGEEVLTFSDQDLGRTVLRAPVPAEYQESVQQARLELTEVVADFDDQVMAEFLEGHKVAAAALQRALRKGTLSCQIFPVLLGSALRNKGVQPVLDAVCLYLPSPLDLPAMVGRRPDDGEAERFTCDPGQPLRALAFKVMAEEGRRLTYLRIYSGRVKAGATLLNASRGGSERFRHLFRMHAHRREEVAEAVAGDIVAVTGCQSTLTGDTLCDPGHPLLLEGVSVPEPVVSLAVEAKGVEDRAHLLGTLEFFQWEDPTFRVHEDKETGQTILTGMGELHLEIVIDRLRREYGVQVKTGRPRVVYRETLRREVTRHEVFQALADKRPEPAELLLRLAPLPRNSGIRTVLPTPASPITAELLAAVQDGLLDACSGGSLTGYALTDLEVRVLEVPVETGAPAPSELALRGAAQRGVVLAAREGAPMLLEPIMKLELETPTEYLGKVLGGLQQKRGRVEGLDQRGELELVKATVPLAEMFGYMTELRSATKGRGSYTMEFQGFEEAPAEVQEQYGLK; from the coding sequence ATTTCAGCCCCTGACGTAGCTCATATCCGAAACATAGGCATCATCTCCCACATCGATGCGGGGAAGACTACGGTCACGGAACGTATCCTCTTCTACAGCGGAGAAACACACAAGATGGGGGAGGTGCACGACGGCCAAGCGGTCATGGACTGGATGCCGCAGGAACAGGAACGCGGCATAACCATCACCGCCAGCGCCACCTCCTGCCGCTGGGGTGACCACTGGCTCAACCTGATCGATACCCCGGGGCACATCGATTTCACCATCGAGGTGGAGCGCAGCGTCCGAGTTCTGGATGGAGCGGTGGCCATCTTTAGTGCGGTCGAGGGGGTGCAGCCCCAAAGCGAACTGGTCTGGCGACAGGCCGACCGCTACCGGGTGCCCCGGGTCTGCCTGATCAACAAGATGGATCGCATGGGGGCGGATCACGGTCACGTGCTGGCGCACATGGAGGAACGTCTGGGGGCGCGGGCAGCCTTGCTGCAGTTGCCACTGGGGACCGAAACCGCTTTCGGCGGGGTGATCGACCTGGTCGGCGAAGAGGTGCTCACCTTCTCCGACCAGGACCTGGGCAGGACGGTGCTGCGGGCGCCGGTGCCGGCCGAGTACCAGGAATCGGTACAACAGGCACGGCTGGAGTTGACGGAGGTGGTTGCAGACTTCGACGACCAGGTCATGGCGGAGTTCCTGGAGGGACACAAGGTGGCGGCGGCCGCCCTGCAGCGGGCCTTGCGCAAGGGGACGCTGTCGTGCCAGATCTTTCCGGTGCTGCTGGGGTCGGCCCTGCGCAACAAGGGGGTGCAGCCGGTGCTCGACGCGGTGTGCCTTTACCTGCCGTCCCCCCTGGACCTCCCGGCGATGGTGGGGAGGCGTCCCGACGACGGCGAGGCGGAGAGATTCACCTGCGATCCAGGTCAGCCCCTGCGCGCGCTGGCCTTCAAGGTGATGGCGGAGGAGGGGCGGCGCCTCACCTACCTGCGCATCTACTCGGGCCGGGTGAAGGCCGGGGCCACCCTGTTGAACGCCAGCCGCGGCGGCAGCGAGCGCTTCAGGCACCTGTTCAGGATGCACGCGCACCGAAGGGAGGAGGTCGCCGAGGCGGTAGCGGGCGACATCGTGGCGGTAACCGGCTGCCAGTCGACCCTGACCGGAGATACCCTCTGCGATCCCGGCCATCCCCTGCTCCTGGAAGGGGTCAGTGTGCCCGAACCGGTGGTCTCCCTGGCAGTGGAGGCGAAGGGGGTGGAGGACCGGGCGCATCTCCTGGGAACGCTGGAGTTCTTCCAGTGGGAGGATCCGACCTTCCGGGTGCATGAGGACAAGGAGACCGGGCAAACCATCCTGACCGGAATGGGTGAATTGCACCTGGAGATCGTTATCGACCGGCTGCGGCGCGAATACGGCGTGCAGGTGAAAACGGGGCGGCCTCGGGTGGTGTACCGCGAAACGCTCAGGCGCGAGGTGACCCGGCACGAGGTGTTCCAGGCGCTGGCGGACAAGCGCCCGGAACCTGCCGAGCTCTTGCTGCGCCTGGCCCCGCTTCCCCGGAACAGCGGCATCAGGACCGTGCTCCCGACCCCAGCCTCCCCGATCACCGCCGAACTACTGGCGGCGGTACAGGACGGCCTGCTGGATGCGTGCAGCGGCGGCAGCCTTACCGGGTACGCGCTGACCGACCTGGAGGTGCGGGTGCTGGAGGTCCCGGTGGAGACGGGCGCACCGGCACCGTCGGAGCTCGCCCTGCGAGGAGCGGCCCAGCGGGGCGTGGTACTGGCGGCGCGGGAGGGGGCGCCCATGCTGCTGGAGCCGATCATGAAACTGGAGTTGGAGACACCGACAGAATACCTGGGAAAGGTGCTCGGAGGGCTACAGCAGAAACGGGGCCGGGTGGAAGGACTGGACCAGCGTGGCGAACTGGAGCTGGTCAAGGCCACCGTTCCCCTCGCGGAGATGTTCGGCTACATGACCGAGCTGCGTAGCGCAACCAAGGGGCGCGGCAGCTACACCATGGAGTTCCAGGGGTTCGAAGAGGCCCCGGCGGAGGTGCAGGAGCAGTACGGGCTCAAGTAG